The Gossypium hirsutum isolate 1008001.06 unplaced genomic scaffold, Gossypium_hirsutum_v2.1 scaffold_592, whole genome shotgun sequence region ggtcttacatggtatccttaaccctaattcatgacatttgtatcctacacattctaAGTTCAATCGGACTTTCTCTGTCAATTCATGCTGagtttttttgaataatttcataaaaaaatataaacatgctggaaataacaaaattaaataaaataatagaatattgtatttatttactgcaaacttacctcgaaaaaaaatacgatcaactatatcgatttagcccactatctttttctttcctcggtctaactccggattttattcttcttgatctataataaaaaatttagcttatttaatactcacatttattaaaacagtccttgacccaaactttggcaaaattacatttttgtccctgaacttttacatatttacactttcccAAGGCTCAGAATTTAAACTTCattctattttcttatgttttatgatatgatgatcattttcccttctatgacaacatcaaattctcactctaacatgtacttatgactattaggtatttttaccgattaagcccttttactcattttcacttaaaaccgaatagcacaagttgtctaaataatttaaaagctcatatctatcataaaacactaaaatacacaaatttcacctatgggtatttttccaaatatgaaccctaggttgaatatgctagaataagcttaatcaagttactggactccaaaacgtaaagaacattaaaacggggcttggaatcacttactatggagcttggaagcttggaacaaaccctaactatggagaaaaattgaaatttaggcctaatgaagaagatggacaaaaattggcttttaattttgtttttaattcattttaatactAATGACAAAATGCCTTAATTAAAACTgtgtgttttattttcctttaggtattttgtCCAAACTAtatatggtctaattactatcagacccactttaaaaacccattactcacaatattaatactttgaactagtacacattttacaatttacaaTATAGTAAATATCAaatggaccctctatcgataaaattctaaacgaaattttcacacaatcatgcaatcatgccatagaccttaaaatgataataaaataaatttttctacctcagatttatggtttcgcaaccactattccgtttaggccctatttcgggatgttacatatcagcagtgtacgcttgcacattattactgTGACGTTAAATAGCCGATTATGTTTTGGCCCGTTGTCGGAATGTCATttgtttgatatttatttttgttttacacttttattaaataatatttaattgctactaacttgttttcttttgtcgctattttcacattttattttaggtttttgaTGACCCAAAGCATTTCAGAGTTTATTGCCGAtttttgatctagaaattgaAAGAACCATTCGGAGGAAATTTCAAGAATAAAGGAATATGGCTTTATCAAGAAACAATGAAGCCATACCATAGGTGCAACACCAAAATGCTAATGACCCACCGTTGCTAGAAGACGCTCAAATACAAAATAGGACTACACAAGACTTTATAGTACTTGTCTTGGATGACTTACAATCGAAAGTTGTTAGGCCAGCAATCCAAGCtggaattttgaactcaagccaatactgtttcaaatgttgaatttTATTGGGCAATATGCTGGACTGCCATATGAAGATGCACcagaacatcttaaatcatttttattgatttgtatttcctttagtcaacaaggcattcctgatgatgctttgatgatgcaattatttccttattccttgcaAGGAAGAGCTCATACTTAGTTCCTTAGGCTACCTGTCAGATCAATTACTTCTTAGAATGCACTAGCAACACAGTTTGTTTTGTGCTTTAACCTGCCGAAAATGAATGCTCGTCTTCGAAATGATATTACAACTTATCATCAGTTGGATGATGAAACTCTTCACTCTACATGGGAACGTTATAAATCTTTGCTTTAACGTTGCCCTATGCACGTCATTCGATAGGAAAcacaaattgaaattttctaTAATGGGCTAAATTCACACACGAGGAATCTTGTTGACGCATCAGCCAATGGTCCTTTTctagattgtacttataatgatgttgTTGGAATTCTTAagagaattgctcagaatgattatcaatatcctacctCTAGAACTGCACAAGCAAAAGCTACTTTGGGAGTTTTTGAATTGGATGCAATATCTGCAGTTAGTGCTCCAGTTTCTTCTcttgcaaatatgataaaaaatatgcaagggactagtgacgttgcacctatacaagtcgctcaacaagttgatgttcctaccttttgttgtgagatttgcagtggcaaccatagctatgaagattgtccaTAACATGCAAAGAATGCCTTTTATGTCAATAACATCTACAACAATTCTTATGGAAACTCTTATAATAATTCTGCACGCAATCAACAATCTTGGGAAACTCAGACTACTGGACAAAATACTATGACATTCTGATTTGGAAATATATCTACTCAATGCAATTATAATCCAAGACATAAGAATTACAATCAACAATAGAAAAACTACAACCAGCACACTCAAATGCATCCACAACAAAGCTAGATGCATACACACCAGAATCAGATGCAGGCACAACACTCTTCAATGCCAAATTAGCATGTTCAAGGACATCGACAACAATAGTACATCCAAGCTTCTCCTTTTGACCCGATAGCAATTCTTGAGGCTTTAATGTAGGAGCATATTACTCACACAGAAGCTTTTTTTGaagggaattcatcttctattcGGGAATTGGAAgcacaattaggacaacttgcttcgAATTTGAATACTCGGCCACCGGACACACTACCTAGTGACACGAAAAATCCCAATTTGAGGGGAAATACCACTGTaaggctatcactcttaggagtggtaaacaaactggtGAACCGACTATAGACTCTACTGTAGCACCTCAAAATGCTGGTAAAGTGATCCCTGGTGAGGAGGTTGAATCTGAAGAGCTTGTCAATGTACCAGATAAAGAAGTTCCACAAATTttcactcatatgcctaatgtaTGACCCTCAAAACTGTCGACACAATGAAAGGTGTTGGCACAATAAGATGTATCTCCACCTTTACCTTTTCCATAAAGATTTAGGGAGAATAAGCAGGATAAGCAGTACCAATAGTTCCTAAACATATTGAAGCAACTTAAGTTCAATATTCCTTTAGTACATGCTCTTGTGAAAATTCtaaattatgggaaatttatgaaggaACTCTTgtcgaagaagaagaagcttagtgatattgaaactattgcacACACAGAAGGCTATAGTGCTATTTTGACAAATAAGTTGTCCCTCAAAATGAAAGATCCTAGGAGCTTTACTATCCCATTTTCAATAAGCAACCATTATTTGGGTAGGGATTTAtgtgacttgggagctagcatcaACCTAATGCCACTGTCTACTTTCAAAAAGTTGGGAATTAGTCACATAAAACCTACTACAGTGACAGTacaattagcagatcgatccttggctcaacctgaagggaaaatcaaagacatcttagttcgtgtggataaattcatttttctggCTGATTTTATAATACTTGACTGTAAGGTAGACaaggaggttcccataatcttgaGACGACTATTTTTATCCACAGGACaaactcttattgatgtttacatAGGTGAACTGTTCATGCGACTTAATGATTAGCATATTACCTTTAGTGTTTTCGAATTTATTCAATGCAAGGATAAAGAAGAATGCTATACTGTCGATATGCTAGATatctaattgaggaagaattcaatgaccaaacCACAATACTTTCTGAGAGTTTGCAGTGACATTTGATGATGAATTCTTAGATGATTGTGATAGCATGGTTGAAGTTAACAATATTAAGCTCAAGCATGGATGACATattgaatccttagacttagcCAACATAATAACTATAATTTTGAAGCCATTTATTGATGAAACTCATACTCTGGAATTCAAACCACTACCTACTCATCTTAAATACGTTTTTCTTGGTGCCAACAATACTCTTCCAATTATTGTCTTTGCAACActggatgtaactcaagaagagaaattggtccatattcttaagcaacataaacGAGCTATTACTTAGAGTATTACCGATAGTTGGGGCATTAGTCCATCTTTTTACATGaacaagatcaagttggaagatgaaggcaaACAATCGATTGAGCAACAAAGAAGATTAAACAAGAAggtgaaggaagttgttaagaaagaaattataaaatgacttgatgctagaattatttaacctatttctgatagcaattgggtaagtccagtgcaatgtGTTCTTAAAATGAGTGGCATCACTGTGGTTAGCAATGACAAAAATGAATTATGTTCCTACACGCATTCCTACAAGATGGCGGGTCTGTATGGATTATCGCAAACTTAATGCTGCCGCAAGGAAGGACCACTTCCCACgtcctttcattgaccaaatgttggacaaGCTTGTTGGAAGAGCCTATTACTACTTCTTAGATGGCTATtctgggtacaatcaaattgctattgcaccGGAGGATAAggagaaaataatttttacatGTCCCTTTGGTACTTTTGCTTTTCACTGTATGCCTTTCGATCTTTGCAATGCACtagccacatttcaaaggtgcatgatggcaatattcttagatatgattgaagattctttagaggtttttatggatgatttctcaatctatgggaatgattttgatcattgagctaacaatttggataaagtattgaAGCGATGTGAAGATACacatcttgttctaaattgggGAAAATGCCATTTCATAACAActgaaggtattgtgttaggcCGTCGCATCTTTAGTCAAGGCattgaagtagacaaagctaaACTAGAAATCATTCAGAAATTACCTCTACCgacaaatgtgaaaggtatttGCAATTTTCTTGGGCATGCAGGGTTTTACTGAAGAATTATTagagatttctcaaaaattgcAAAACCATTATACTCATTGCTggaatagaataaaaaattattctttgATGATGCATGTCTAGAtgcatttattcaattaaaaaagcAACTAGTGAATGCACCCATTTTCGTTGCACCGAATTGGTCTCAACTTTTGAAGTTATATGCGATGTAAGCGACTTTGTTGTGGGTGCTGTTCTAGGTCAAtgcaagggaaaaatatttcacgccaTCTATTATGTTAGCAAAGCTCTTATAGAGGCTCAAATCAATTATACCACTatagagaaagaattgttggctgtAATTTTTGTTTTCGGCAAGTTTCGTTCTTATCTTGTCGGTGCAAAGGTTACCGTATTTACTAATCACTCGGTGTTGAGATATCTTTTTGCGAAGAAGGATGCAAAACCAAGACTGATCACTGGACCTTACTATTGCAAGAATTCAACAGTGAGATAAAAGACCACAAAGGTTCAAAGAATCAAGTTGTAGACTATCTATCTCAATTGGAAGTTGGCAGCGAAGatggaaacatacttcaaattgtcgacgcattcccagatgagaagttatttgttGTAGATGCAACCTCTTGGTATGTAGAtttggttaattatctagtgtgtaGAAAGCTCCTATTGGGTGTCACAAGCCATAAAAAGGAAACATTTCTTTGTAAAGTAGTGAAGTATTATTGGAACGAgccgtatttattcaaggtatgcaatgacaacatcaCTCGGTGTTGTGTTCTAGAAGAGTAGATACTTTCAATCCTGAAGCActgtcatgatgctccttatggaggtcatttcAGTGGCATCCAAACTGATGCTAAGGTTCTCCAATTAGGATTCTACTGGCCTTTATTATTCAAAGACAcccacaattttgtgaatcaatatGATAGGTGTCAACGCACTGGTTCTATATCTTGACGTAATGAAATGTTACAAGAACCATTTATGGAGGTTGAATTGTTTaatgtttggggtatggattttatgggactatttccaagttcatttggaaatctttatatattagtagttgTTGACTACGTCCCGAAGTGGATTGAAACTATTACggtcccaaaggatgatgcaaagacagtgcttaaattttttcacaagcatatagtCACCCGCTTTGGCACACCAAAGACATTGATTAGTGATttgggtacacactttcattgcaaccaagtcgTAGCCACATtgaagagatatggagttaatcatagaatggccactacttatcatccgcaaactaatggacaagccgAAGTATCGAAtcgacaaattaaaaacattcttgagaaggttgttaacccttcgaggaaagattggtcttccagactagatgaaattttatgggcATTGCGGAcagcatacaaaactccattagggatgtcaccatatcaattggtttttgggaaagcatgtcactttcCAGTTGAACTGGAGCACAAAGCaatgtgggcaattaagcaagtgaacatggactacGAACTGCTGGAAAGAAAAGGTTGTTAGATATCActgaactagaggagattaggTGAAATTCCTATGAAAACATTGCAATTTACAAAGAAAAGACCTAATGATGGCATGACAGGATTATTTTCTAGCGACAATTTATCGTAGGttaacaagttttattattcaattctagattGAAATTGCATCCGGGTAAATTGCACTCACATTGGTCTGAACTTTTCGAAGTTGTCGAAGTATTTCCTCAGGGTGCAGTCACAATCAGAGATTTACATGATGGACACTAGATCAAAGTGAATGGACAACGATTGAAACACTATTTTGGGAATATTAATCAAAAGTAGGcaaagaccattaaattggtcaaaaaattttaatttttattgaatttatcattatgtaattttattttattttttgtttttgttaaaatttgttttacttcttctttttttttacagaatAATTAGTTACCATTGTCAATGCACTTGGGCTTTACTGTCAACGAAAAGAATCTGCTCAGAACATTGTCACTGCACCCGAGTTTGTGGGTGCAACTACTGATAATTTGGAGTGAGATGGAGCAAGACTGGCGGAAGCTGTAGAGCTAGCAACTGATGATGCCAGGGTAGAGCCAGAACTTGAGGAGTGATCTGAGGAACGTGGgaagcccaaagaaaagaagagaaagcatTCCAAAGAGAAAAAACGCAAGAAGGGGgaaaaagaggaggaagaagaaacatCGTGCAACCACATTTGTGGCTGAGgaaaattgaattagtttatttttttagtttttttagttgTAGTGTTCATGTATTGCACATAgctgtaatttttattttgttagtgcacattgtcattgcatttctattgtcattgcattttaattttagtgcATTGAAGACAATGTAAACTTTAAGTTTGGGGAATGCATATGGGGTTTCGAAATACACCcgcatttcaaaaaaaatttgagtttaatgAAGCATGTAAGGTTTATTTGTGGTTAATGCAAATGTGTTTGAAcatttttgttacattcgatgcttaattcttaaatcatgtgaattatcaataAATGAGTTGGGATAAATTTGATtgaatgttgtatcttcaattctttgatgaatgatttaggttgtATTATTAATTGATGACTAGTAGCGTtccttaaatcttgaatgaatctaccTTTTACaactgcttatatatatatagttatgaataagagacactccaaagtgggtgtattgtgaaatgttaaagaGTGAGCACTCCAATGCAAGtgttagaaaaatgaatctggCCAAAGGCTGTCATTGCATGAGTGTGTGTCAGCACAATTACGTACTCCCTAGGAGTATGTTGCACTCCATCGTTACTTTTCAGGAACAAGGGTACAGTAATgcaacgatatcccttattcacaaaagaaaaaaaaagagacataCATTTATGATATTCATAAatacttagtattgtacaataaatgctGTATGtggtagatagaatttaggatttgaagcatgatgctggttttgatgaagttgcaatcttattcattcatacttatgtattgtTGATGCAATATTCTATGATCTGAATGTGAATCATTCATTAGGGttttaggtgattcaagttgATAGAATGATAATTTGCCTTAGTGAATTCTtgtgtagccttgctagtttctgttttacttgaggacaagtaaaaactcaagtttggggatgtgtgatagtactagaaagaacatatgttttctccctacttattagTTAATTTGTCCCTATTTacttatctttagcacatattttagcatttttagttcagTAAATTGCATTGTATAACTCAGTGGAGcttagcctatttatccttaattttgtcatgttttggtactgatGTCGCTGTATGAGTATTTCCAAATGTGCCCAGAATTGTCGCTGCACCTGACAGCTGACCAGATAAGAACAAAAATGCGTGAGCTATCCAATCTAGTACAACCAACTTGTACGTCCAGAGGtagcatgattctgatgaaaggacacaTGTGCTAATTGGATAAATATGAATATTCacgtgaaaaggaaaaaaaggaaggCTTTTTGGGGGTATTATTTTTTTCAACCTATCTTTTAAAGCTTTTCTTCTATGGCGGCTTAAGTCTCCCATGGGTGAACCGATGTGAAAGGGACACAAATCAACTCCTGACGAAGAGCCCTAAATGCGACACAAGAGGGAATGGAAAGATTCAAGTTGAGATTGTCTAgaaatagtattctccacttatttcttttatatttcttttccaAACGAtcgtgattactttctatttcatgtttgtactgAAGTTCACATGATTTccgggttaaatgttattttattcaatcttgcttctactatTTAATCTTTAGGTTTGAATGCTTTTACTATGGAAGTGTTATTGtggtcactgacactggaaagtgcaacgacagttcaagctaacaagcatgacaaaagaagttgcttgaggattagaggaattgaATCCACTTgatcttaatagtgttccattgccatcatcggaaggtgtggttaatgtgcatgtttaagtcttacaTTAAATATAGAAgctaagcttggtaagatattcattgcaatttaatgcatcgacaatcacctatccttttataccttgtgagcacttagtattctgttgaatattcatgTTGAGGGATAATGTTTGTGGAAGGATAATGTTTCGGTTGGGTTTCATAGCTAAATGGGTGGCTCTTACCATGAGTGCGTGCAGTCAGTGACATATTCTATTTTGTTGAATGGACAGGCATGGGCCATATTGTTTCAACACGAGGGTCGTGACAAGGAGATTCATTAAGCCCTTTATTGTTCCTTTTTTTTGTAGTGAGGAATTGTCTTCTCATTTCAATTTGGCTACCCGAGAGGGTTTGATTCAAGGTGCACGGGCTTCTAGGTGAGGCTGATGGTGACCCATCTATTCTTTACAGATGATtgtttgatttttgaagaatATTTGATGGAAGGTACTAATCATGTCTGGGAGTTTCTACGTGAGTATGAGGAGTGTTCAGGACAAATGGTTAATTATGACAAGTCTCTTATCTATTTTAGCCCAAGCGTGGATGATGTTGTTCGTAAGGGGATGGTGATGGCGTTGGGGGTGCGCATGTCTTCGAATCTTGAGAAATATCTAGGCATGGCTATAGTGGTAGGGTGGAACAAGAGGTTGGCTTTTTGTCACATTAAGGAGCAGATGGAAGGGGAGTTGATGGTTTGTGTACCCGTTGCTTATTCTAAGGAATGAGGGAGGTTTTGTTAAATCAGTCTTATAGTTGATTCCATCTTACGTTATGTCCTATTTCTTGTTGCCTGGTTATTTTTGCAAGAAGTTGGAGTCAATTATTAGTAGGTTTAGGTGGCAGAAATCTGTaccgcgtaggtttgtgcaagtgtacacagtcgttatcaagtaataagtaagtattgagttatcgtctccacaaggattgtatttgtgttaaatcacttaattttaaaattattctaacaacttggtaaataaaaacacaatatggttgagaagtgatgattaaaattaaactaaatgcaatgatccctaatgcaaattaccCTAAgcatgcaaactatatgaatgaaatagattttagcaaaattaaacacaatttgaaacaattataacataagtaaactaggacaattactttaattaaactcaatttattatcaacaacatttgtaacagcctatttttgggtc contains the following coding sequences:
- the LOC107944340 gene encoding uncharacterized protein; its protein translation is MNYVPTRIPTRWRVCMDYRKLNAAARKDHFPRPFIDQMLDKLVGRAYYYFLDGYSGYNQIAIAPEDKEKIIFTCPFGTFAFHYDCLIFEEYLMEGTNHVWEFLREYEECSGQMVNYDKSLIYFSPSVDDVVRKGMVMALGVRMSSNLEKYLGMAIVVGWNKRLAFCHIKEQMEGELMVCVPVAYSKE